The following proteins are encoded in a genomic region of Triticum dicoccoides isolate Atlit2015 ecotype Zavitan chromosome 1B, WEW_v2.0, whole genome shotgun sequence:
- the LOC119349732 gene encoding cysteine-rich receptor-like protein kinase 6 codes for MAAHRLALSVLVLAVLLLAHGGHVAGEPWPLCGDGGEFDDKSQYQANLNLAAAALPKNASASPNLFATAEAGAVPEKVTALALCRGDASSRACSSCLVNAFANLQNVCPGSKDAVIYYDACMLRYSDVQFLSADDSGPMGLDLSITVRNSGNATSEPGRYQRTVATLLNATADYAAYNSTRRYATGQADLDREFPKVYSWAQCTPDLTPGRCRDCLAQILAQLPLQFTDSIGGRLLAPRCSFRYETKPFMNGPVIVKLPAQSGAPAPAVVPMAPASATSEGRKYSAPGMVLIILLPTIAAINLVAWLFTLRRRRRQAFTKAKQPDQNYSIDEAQDIESVESMLIDISTLRAATKDFAENNKLGEGGFGPVFKGTLLNGDEIAVKRLSKSSTQGVEELKNELALVAKLKHKNLVRLVGVCLEQQERLLIYEFVPNRSLDLILFDEEKRQQLDWETRCKIINGVARGLQYLHEDSQLKVVHRDLKASNVLLDMNMNPKISDFGLAKIFGRDQTQGVTNRIVGTHGYMAPEYVMRGNYSAKSDTFSFGVLVLEIVTGRKNTDSCNSQQSQDLLTTVWEHWTAGTVLEMLDPCMNKSFSESDALRCIHVGLLCIQGNPTDRPMMSTVAMMLGSDTFSLPAPSKPAFYSRNAGANSSTGSSVSIPSVQARS; via the exons ATGGCGGCCCACCGTCTCGCCCTGTCTGTGCTCGTCCTTGCCGTCTTACTGCTCGCGCACGGCGGCCACGTCGCAGGAGAGCCGTGGCCACtgtgcggcgacggcggcgaattCGACGACAAGAGCCAGTACCAGGCCAACCtcaacctcgccgccgccgcgctcccCAAGAACGCGTCGGCGTCGCCCAACCTCTTCGCCACCGCCGAGGCCGGCGCCGTCCCGGAGAAGGTCACGGCCCTCGCGCTCTGCCGCGGTGACGCCAGCTCCAGGGCCTGCTCCAGCTGCCTCGTCAACGCCTTCGCCAACCTCCAGAACGTCTGCCCCGGCTCCAAGGACGCCGTCATCTACTACGACGCCTGCATGCTCCGCTACTCCGACGTCCAGTTCCTCTCCGCCGACGACTCCGGCCCCATGGGCCTGGACCTCAGCATCACGGTCCGCAACTCGGGGAACGCCACGTCGGAGCCGGGACGGTACCAGCGCACCGTGGCCACGCTCCTGAACGCCACCGCCGACTACGCCGCGTACAACTCCACGCGGCGGTACGCCACCGGCCAAGCCGACCTGGACCGGGAGTTCCCCAAGGTGTACAGCTGGGCGCAGTGCACCCCGGACCTGACGCCGGGCCGGTGCCGGGACTGCCTCGCCCAGATCTTAGCTCAGCTGCCGTTGCAGTTCACGGACAGTATCGGCGGCAGGCTTCTTGCTCCCCGATGCAGCTTCCGCTACGAGACCAAGCCCTTCATGAATGGCCCGGTGATCGTGAAGCTGCCGGCGCAATCTGGAGCGCCGGCGCCGGCCGTAGTGCCCATGGCTCCTGCATCGGCGACATCAGAGG GGAGAAAGTACAGTGCTCCTGGCATGGTACTTATAATTCTGTTGCCCACGATAGCAGCCATAAACCTCGTCGCTTGGCTCTTTAcattgaggaggaggcggcgccaGGCATTCACAAAGGCAAAGCAACCAG ATCAAAATTATTCCATCGATGAAGCGCAAGACATCGAAAGTGTAGAGTCAATGTTAATTGACATTTCAACTTTGCGAGCGGCAACCAAGGATTTTGCGGAGAACAACAAACTTGGTGAAGGCGGATTTGGCCCCGTGTTCAAG GGTACTCTCTTGAACGGCGATGAGATCGCTGTGAAGAGACTCTCCAAGAGCTCAACGCAAGGGGTGGAGGAGCTCAAGAATGAGCTCGCCTTGGTTGCAAAGCTGAAGCACAAGAACCTTGTAAGACTGGTCGGCGTCTGCTTGGAGCAACAAGAGAGGCTGCTCATCTATGAGTTTGTTCCTAACCGAAGCCTCGATCTGATCCTTTTCG ATGAAGAGAAACGTCAGCAACTGGATTGGGAAACAAGGTGCAAGATCATAAACGGAGTCGCTCGAGGCTTGCAGTACCTCCATGAAGACTCTCAGCTCAAAGTAGTCCATCGTGACCTCAAAGCGAGCAATGTCTTGCTAGACATGAACATGAACCCCAAGATTTCAGATTTTGGCCTCGCCAAAATTTTCGGGAGAGACCAGACACAGGGCGTGACGAACCGCATCGTCGGCACACA TGGATACATGGCGCCCGAGTACGTGATGCGCGGGAACTACTCTGCGAAATCAGACACGTTCAGCTTTGGCGTGTTGGTCCTCGAGATCGTGACGGGAAGGAAGAACACTGACAGCTGCAACTCCCAACAATCTCAGGATCTCCTGACGACC GTATGGGAGCATTGGACGGCTGGAACAGTACTGGAGATGCTAGACCCGTGCATGAACAAGAGCTTCTCGGAGAGCGATGCGCTGAGGTGCATCCATGTCGGGCTTCTCTGCATCCAGGGCAACCCAACAGACCGGCCGATGATGTCCACGGTGGCCATGATGCTCGGCAGCGACACATTCTCTCTCCCGGCTCCCTCCAAGCCGGCGTTCTACTCTAGAAACGCCGGCGCCAATTCAAGCACCGGGTCAAGCGTCTCGATCCCGTCAGTGCAGGCCCGATCATAG